A region from the Leopardus geoffroyi isolate Oge1 chromosome C2, O.geoffroyi_Oge1_pat1.0, whole genome shotgun sequence genome encodes:
- the PLCD1 gene encoding 1-phosphatidylinositol 4,5-bisphosphate phosphodiesterase delta-1 isoform X2 has translation MDSGRDFLTLHGLQDDEDLQVLLKGSQLLKVKSNSWRRERFYKLQEDCKTIWQESRKVMRTPESQLFSIEDIQEVRMGHRTEGLEKYARDVPEDRCFSIVFKDQRNTLDLIAPSPADARHWAQGLRKIIHHSGSMDQRQKLQHWIHSCLRKADKNKDNKMSFKELQNFLKELNIQVDDSYARKIFRECDRSQTDSLEDEEIEAFYKMLTQREEIDRTFAEAAGSRETLSVDQLVTFLQHQQREEAAGPALALSLIERYEPSETAKAQRQMTKDGFLMYLLSADGSAFSLAHRRVYQDMGQPLSHYLMSSSHNTYLLEDQLTGPSSTEAYIRALCKGCRCLELDCWDGPNLEPIIYHGYTFTSKILFCDVLRAIRDYAFKASPYPVILSLENHCSLEQQRVMARHLRTILGPMLLDRPLDGATTSLPSPEQLKGKILLKGKKLGGLLPPGGEVCPEATVVSDEDEAAEMEDEAVRSRVQHKPREDKLRLVKELSDMVIYCKSVHFGGFSGPGTPGQAFYEMVSFSENRALRLLQESGNSFVRHNVTHLSRIYPAGWRTDSSNYSPVEMWNAGCQIVALNFQTPGPEMDVYQGRFQDNGACGYVLKPAFLRDPNSTFNSRALAQGPWWTRKRLSVRVISGQQLPKVNKNKNSIVDPKVTVEIHGVGQDTASRQTAVVTNNGFNPWWDTEFEFEVVVPELALVRFLVEDYDASSKNDFIGQSTIPLGSLKQGYRHVHLLSKNGDQHPSATLFVKVSLQD, from the exons ATGGACTCGGGCCGGGACTTCCTGACCCTGCACG GCCTACAGGATGATGAGGACCTACAGGTACTGCTGAAGGGCAGCCAGCTCCTGAAGGTGAAGTCCAACTCATGGCGGAGGGAGCGTTTCTACAAGTTGCAGGAAGACTGCAAGACCATCTGGCAGGAGTCCCGCAAGGTCATGCGGACCCCAGAGTCCCAGCTGT TCTCCATTGAGGACATTCAGGAGGTGCGGATGGGGCACCGCACGGAGGGCCTGGAGAAGTATGCCCGCGACGTGCCCGAGGACCGCTGCTTCTCCATTGTCTTCAAGGACCAGCGCAATACACTAGACCTCATCGCCCCATCGCCAGCTGACGCCCGGCACTGGGCGCAGGGTCTGCGCAAGATCATCCACCACTCAGGCTCCATGGACCAGCGGCAGAAGCTGCAGCA CTGGATTCACTCTTGCTTGCGAAAAGCTGACAAAAACAAGGACAACAAGATGAGCTTCAAGGAGCTGCAGAACTTCCTGAAGGAGCTCAACATCCAGGTGGATGACAGCTATGCCCGGAAGATCTTCAGG GAATGCGACCGCTCCCAGACAGACTCGCTGGAGGATGAGGAGATTGAGGCCTTCTACAAGATGCTGACCCAGCGGGAGGAGATTGACCGCACCTTTGCGGAGGCCGCAGGCTCCAGGGAGACGCTGTCGGTGGATCAGTTAGTGACGTTCCTGCAGCACCAGCAGCGGGAGGAGGCGGCGGGGCCTGCACTGGCCCTCTCTCTCATTGAGCGCTACGAACCCAGCGAGACCG CCAAGGCGCAGCGGCAGATGACCAAGGACGGCTTCCTCATGTACCTGCTGTCCGCCGACGGCAGCGCCTTCAGCCTGGCGCATCGGCGGGTCTACCAGGACATGGGCCAGCCGCTCAGCCACTACCTGATGTCCTCCTCGCACAACACCTACCTGCTGGAAGACCAGCTCACCGGGCCCAGCAGCACCGAAGCCTACATCCG GGCGCTGTGCAAGGGCTGCCGCTGCCTGGAGCTCGACTGCTGGGACGGCCCCAACCTGGAGCCGATCATCTACCACGGCTACACGTTCACCTCCAAGATCCTCTTCTGCGACGTGCTCAGGGCTATCAGGGACTACGCCTTCAAG GCGTCCCCCTACCCCGTCATCCTGTCCCTGGAGAACCATTGCAGCCTGGAGCAACAGCGTGTGATGGCGCGACACCTGCGCACCATCCTGGGCCCCATGCTCTTGGACCGGCCGCTGGACGGGGCCACTACCAGCCTGCCTTCCCCTGAG CAACTGAAGGGGAAGATCTTGCTGAAGGGGAAGAAGCTTGGGGGGCTCCTGCCCCCTGGCGGGGAGGTATGCCCTGAAGCCACTGTCGTGTCTGATGAGGATGAGGCTGCTGAGATGGAGGACGAGGCAGTGAGGAGCCGAGTGCAGCACAAGCCCAGG GAGGACAAGCTCAGGCTAGTGAAGGAGCTCTCCGATATGGTCATTTACTGCAAGAGTGTCCACTTTGGGGGCTTCTCCGGCCCCGGCACCCCAGGGCAGGCTTTCTATGAGATGGTGTCCTTCTCTGAGAACCGTGCCCTCCGACTGCTCCAAGAATCAG GAAACAGCTTTGTTCGCCACAATGTGACTCACCTGAGCAGGATCTACCCTGCTGGGTGGAGAACGGACTCCTCCAACTACAGCCCCGTGGAGATGTGGAACGCGGGCTGCCAGATCG TGGCCCTCAATTTCCAGACACCTGGCCCAGAGATGGATGTGTACCAGGGCCGCTTCCAGGACAACGGGGCCTGCGGGTACGTGCTGAAGCCTGCCTTCCTGCGAGACCCGAACTCGACCTTTAACTCGCGTGCTCTGGCTCAGGGGCCCTGGTGGACCCGGAAGCGGCTCAGTGTCAGG GTCATCTCCGGGCAGCAGCTGCCAAAAGTCAACAAGAATAAGAATTCAATCGTGGACCCCAAGGTGACGGTGGAGATCCACGGCGTGGGCCAGGACACGGCGAGCCGCCAGACGGCTGTGGTCACCAATAACG GTTTCAACCCGTGGTGGGACACAGAGTTTGAGTTCGAGGTGGTTGTGCCTGAGCTCGCCCTCGTGCGCTTCTTGGTGGAGGATTATGACGCCTCCTCTAAGAACGACTTCATTGGCCAGAGCACCATCCCCTTGGGCAGCCTCAAGCAGG GATACCGCCACGTCCACCTCTTGTCAAAGAACGGAGACCAGCACCCTTCTGCCACCCTCTTTGTGAAGGTGTCTCTCCAGGACTAG
- the PLCD1 gene encoding 1-phosphatidylinositol 4,5-bisphosphate phosphodiesterase delta-1 isoform X3 has product MGHRTEGLEKYARDVPEDRCFSIVFKDQRNTLDLIAPSPADARHWAQGLRKIIHHSGSMDQRQKLQHWIHSCLRKADKNKDNKMSFKELQNFLKELNIQVDDSYARKIFRECDRSQTDSLEDEEIEAFYKMLTQREEIDRTFAEAAGSRETLSVDQLVTFLQHQQREEAAGPALALSLIERYEPSETAKAQRQMTKDGFLMYLLSADGSAFSLAHRRVYQDMGQPLSHYLMSSSHNTYLLEDQLTGPSSTEAYIRALCKGCRCLELDCWDGPNLEPIIYHGYTFTSKILFCDVLRAIRDYAFKASPYPVILSLENHCSLEQQRVMARHLRTILGPMLLDRPLDGATTSLPSPEQLKGKILLKGKKLGGLLPPGGEVCPEATVVSDEDEAAEMEDEAVRSRVQHKPREDKLRLVKELSDMVIYCKSVHFGGFSGPGTPGQAFYEMVSFSENRALRLLQESGNSFVRHNVTHLSRIYPAGWRTDSSNYSPVEMWNAGCQIVALNFQTPGPEMDVYQGRFQDNGACGYVLKPAFLRDPNSTFNSRALAQGPWWTRKRLSVRVISGQQLPKVNKNKNSIVDPKVTVEIHGVGQDTASRQTAVVTNNGFNPWWDTEFEFEVVVPELALVRFLVEDYDASSKNDFIGQSTIPLGSLKQGYRHVHLLSKNGDQHPSATLFVKVSLQD; this is encoded by the exons ATGGGGCACCGCACGGAGGGCCTGGAGAAGTATGCCCGCGACGTGCCCGAGGACCGCTGCTTCTCCATTGTCTTCAAGGACCAGCGCAATACACTAGACCTCATCGCCCCATCGCCAGCTGACGCCCGGCACTGGGCGCAGGGTCTGCGCAAGATCATCCACCACTCAGGCTCCATGGACCAGCGGCAGAAGCTGCAGCA CTGGATTCACTCTTGCTTGCGAAAAGCTGACAAAAACAAGGACAACAAGATGAGCTTCAAGGAGCTGCAGAACTTCCTGAAGGAGCTCAACATCCAGGTGGATGACAGCTATGCCCGGAAGATCTTCAGG GAATGCGACCGCTCCCAGACAGACTCGCTGGAGGATGAGGAGATTGAGGCCTTCTACAAGATGCTGACCCAGCGGGAGGAGATTGACCGCACCTTTGCGGAGGCCGCAGGCTCCAGGGAGACGCTGTCGGTGGATCAGTTAGTGACGTTCCTGCAGCACCAGCAGCGGGAGGAGGCGGCGGGGCCTGCACTGGCCCTCTCTCTCATTGAGCGCTACGAACCCAGCGAGACCG CCAAGGCGCAGCGGCAGATGACCAAGGACGGCTTCCTCATGTACCTGCTGTCCGCCGACGGCAGCGCCTTCAGCCTGGCGCATCGGCGGGTCTACCAGGACATGGGCCAGCCGCTCAGCCACTACCTGATGTCCTCCTCGCACAACACCTACCTGCTGGAAGACCAGCTCACCGGGCCCAGCAGCACCGAAGCCTACATCCG GGCGCTGTGCAAGGGCTGCCGCTGCCTGGAGCTCGACTGCTGGGACGGCCCCAACCTGGAGCCGATCATCTACCACGGCTACACGTTCACCTCCAAGATCCTCTTCTGCGACGTGCTCAGGGCTATCAGGGACTACGCCTTCAAG GCGTCCCCCTACCCCGTCATCCTGTCCCTGGAGAACCATTGCAGCCTGGAGCAACAGCGTGTGATGGCGCGACACCTGCGCACCATCCTGGGCCCCATGCTCTTGGACCGGCCGCTGGACGGGGCCACTACCAGCCTGCCTTCCCCTGAG CAACTGAAGGGGAAGATCTTGCTGAAGGGGAAGAAGCTTGGGGGGCTCCTGCCCCCTGGCGGGGAGGTATGCCCTGAAGCCACTGTCGTGTCTGATGAGGATGAGGCTGCTGAGATGGAGGACGAGGCAGTGAGGAGCCGAGTGCAGCACAAGCCCAGG GAGGACAAGCTCAGGCTAGTGAAGGAGCTCTCCGATATGGTCATTTACTGCAAGAGTGTCCACTTTGGGGGCTTCTCCGGCCCCGGCACCCCAGGGCAGGCTTTCTATGAGATGGTGTCCTTCTCTGAGAACCGTGCCCTCCGACTGCTCCAAGAATCAG GAAACAGCTTTGTTCGCCACAATGTGACTCACCTGAGCAGGATCTACCCTGCTGGGTGGAGAACGGACTCCTCCAACTACAGCCCCGTGGAGATGTGGAACGCGGGCTGCCAGATCG TGGCCCTCAATTTCCAGACACCTGGCCCAGAGATGGATGTGTACCAGGGCCGCTTCCAGGACAACGGGGCCTGCGGGTACGTGCTGAAGCCTGCCTTCCTGCGAGACCCGAACTCGACCTTTAACTCGCGTGCTCTGGCTCAGGGGCCCTGGTGGACCCGGAAGCGGCTCAGTGTCAGG GTCATCTCCGGGCAGCAGCTGCCAAAAGTCAACAAGAATAAGAATTCAATCGTGGACCCCAAGGTGACGGTGGAGATCCACGGCGTGGGCCAGGACACGGCGAGCCGCCAGACGGCTGTGGTCACCAATAACG GTTTCAACCCGTGGTGGGACACAGAGTTTGAGTTCGAGGTGGTTGTGCCTGAGCTCGCCCTCGTGCGCTTCTTGGTGGAGGATTATGACGCCTCCTCTAAGAACGACTTCATTGGCCAGAGCACCATCCCCTTGGGCAGCCTCAAGCAGG GATACCGCCACGTCCACCTCTTGTCAAAGAACGGAGACCAGCACCCTTCTGCCACCCTCTTTGTGAAGGTGTCTCTCCAGGACTAG
- the PLCD1 gene encoding 1-phosphatidylinositol 4,5-bisphosphate phosphodiesterase delta-1 isoform X1: MQCLGIRSRTRSRELYLQEQSLKVAALNGQRLGLQDDEDLQVLLKGSQLLKVKSNSWRRERFYKLQEDCKTIWQESRKVMRTPESQLFSIEDIQEVRMGHRTEGLEKYARDVPEDRCFSIVFKDQRNTLDLIAPSPADARHWAQGLRKIIHHSGSMDQRQKLQHWIHSCLRKADKNKDNKMSFKELQNFLKELNIQVDDSYARKIFRECDRSQTDSLEDEEIEAFYKMLTQREEIDRTFAEAAGSRETLSVDQLVTFLQHQQREEAAGPALALSLIERYEPSETAKAQRQMTKDGFLMYLLSADGSAFSLAHRRVYQDMGQPLSHYLMSSSHNTYLLEDQLTGPSSTEAYIRALCKGCRCLELDCWDGPNLEPIIYHGYTFTSKILFCDVLRAIRDYAFKASPYPVILSLENHCSLEQQRVMARHLRTILGPMLLDRPLDGATTSLPSPEQLKGKILLKGKKLGGLLPPGGEVCPEATVVSDEDEAAEMEDEAVRSRVQHKPREDKLRLVKELSDMVIYCKSVHFGGFSGPGTPGQAFYEMVSFSENRALRLLQESGNSFVRHNVTHLSRIYPAGWRTDSSNYSPVEMWNAGCQIVALNFQTPGPEMDVYQGRFQDNGACGYVLKPAFLRDPNSTFNSRALAQGPWWTRKRLSVRVISGQQLPKVNKNKNSIVDPKVTVEIHGVGQDTASRQTAVVTNNGFNPWWDTEFEFEVVVPELALVRFLVEDYDASSKNDFIGQSTIPLGSLKQGYRHVHLLSKNGDQHPSATLFVKVSLQD; the protein is encoded by the exons ATGCAATGCCTAGGAATCCGCAGCCGGACCCGCTCGAGAGAGCTCTACCTGCAGGAGCAGAGCCTCAAGGTGGCAGCGCTCAATGGGCAGAGGCTGG GCCTACAGGATGATGAGGACCTACAGGTACTGCTGAAGGGCAGCCAGCTCCTGAAGGTGAAGTCCAACTCATGGCGGAGGGAGCGTTTCTACAAGTTGCAGGAAGACTGCAAGACCATCTGGCAGGAGTCCCGCAAGGTCATGCGGACCCCAGAGTCCCAGCTGT TCTCCATTGAGGACATTCAGGAGGTGCGGATGGGGCACCGCACGGAGGGCCTGGAGAAGTATGCCCGCGACGTGCCCGAGGACCGCTGCTTCTCCATTGTCTTCAAGGACCAGCGCAATACACTAGACCTCATCGCCCCATCGCCAGCTGACGCCCGGCACTGGGCGCAGGGTCTGCGCAAGATCATCCACCACTCAGGCTCCATGGACCAGCGGCAGAAGCTGCAGCA CTGGATTCACTCTTGCTTGCGAAAAGCTGACAAAAACAAGGACAACAAGATGAGCTTCAAGGAGCTGCAGAACTTCCTGAAGGAGCTCAACATCCAGGTGGATGACAGCTATGCCCGGAAGATCTTCAGG GAATGCGACCGCTCCCAGACAGACTCGCTGGAGGATGAGGAGATTGAGGCCTTCTACAAGATGCTGACCCAGCGGGAGGAGATTGACCGCACCTTTGCGGAGGCCGCAGGCTCCAGGGAGACGCTGTCGGTGGATCAGTTAGTGACGTTCCTGCAGCACCAGCAGCGGGAGGAGGCGGCGGGGCCTGCACTGGCCCTCTCTCTCATTGAGCGCTACGAACCCAGCGAGACCG CCAAGGCGCAGCGGCAGATGACCAAGGACGGCTTCCTCATGTACCTGCTGTCCGCCGACGGCAGCGCCTTCAGCCTGGCGCATCGGCGGGTCTACCAGGACATGGGCCAGCCGCTCAGCCACTACCTGATGTCCTCCTCGCACAACACCTACCTGCTGGAAGACCAGCTCACCGGGCCCAGCAGCACCGAAGCCTACATCCG GGCGCTGTGCAAGGGCTGCCGCTGCCTGGAGCTCGACTGCTGGGACGGCCCCAACCTGGAGCCGATCATCTACCACGGCTACACGTTCACCTCCAAGATCCTCTTCTGCGACGTGCTCAGGGCTATCAGGGACTACGCCTTCAAG GCGTCCCCCTACCCCGTCATCCTGTCCCTGGAGAACCATTGCAGCCTGGAGCAACAGCGTGTGATGGCGCGACACCTGCGCACCATCCTGGGCCCCATGCTCTTGGACCGGCCGCTGGACGGGGCCACTACCAGCCTGCCTTCCCCTGAG CAACTGAAGGGGAAGATCTTGCTGAAGGGGAAGAAGCTTGGGGGGCTCCTGCCCCCTGGCGGGGAGGTATGCCCTGAAGCCACTGTCGTGTCTGATGAGGATGAGGCTGCTGAGATGGAGGACGAGGCAGTGAGGAGCCGAGTGCAGCACAAGCCCAGG GAGGACAAGCTCAGGCTAGTGAAGGAGCTCTCCGATATGGTCATTTACTGCAAGAGTGTCCACTTTGGGGGCTTCTCCGGCCCCGGCACCCCAGGGCAGGCTTTCTATGAGATGGTGTCCTTCTCTGAGAACCGTGCCCTCCGACTGCTCCAAGAATCAG GAAACAGCTTTGTTCGCCACAATGTGACTCACCTGAGCAGGATCTACCCTGCTGGGTGGAGAACGGACTCCTCCAACTACAGCCCCGTGGAGATGTGGAACGCGGGCTGCCAGATCG TGGCCCTCAATTTCCAGACACCTGGCCCAGAGATGGATGTGTACCAGGGCCGCTTCCAGGACAACGGGGCCTGCGGGTACGTGCTGAAGCCTGCCTTCCTGCGAGACCCGAACTCGACCTTTAACTCGCGTGCTCTGGCTCAGGGGCCCTGGTGGACCCGGAAGCGGCTCAGTGTCAGG GTCATCTCCGGGCAGCAGCTGCCAAAAGTCAACAAGAATAAGAATTCAATCGTGGACCCCAAGGTGACGGTGGAGATCCACGGCGTGGGCCAGGACACGGCGAGCCGCCAGACGGCTGTGGTCACCAATAACG GTTTCAACCCGTGGTGGGACACAGAGTTTGAGTTCGAGGTGGTTGTGCCTGAGCTCGCCCTCGTGCGCTTCTTGGTGGAGGATTATGACGCCTCCTCTAAGAACGACTTCATTGGCCAGAGCACCATCCCCTTGGGCAGCCTCAAGCAGG GATACCGCCACGTCCACCTCTTGTCAAAGAACGGAGACCAGCACCCTTCTGCCACCCTCTTTGTGAAGGTGTCTCTCCAGGACTAG